In Gossypium arboreum isolate Shixiya-1 chromosome 6, ASM2569848v2, whole genome shotgun sequence, the following are encoded in one genomic region:
- the LOC108484101 gene encoding leucine-rich repeat receptor-like protein kinase TDR gives MEISPWSLPFNLLFTSMLIVVVLAADPYSKALLSLKSQIIDGSNSLDDWKVPPGETPSGKVHACSWSGVKCNKNSTIVVGLNLCMKNLAGELLGNQLSVFTELVELNVSQNAFSGELPVEIFNLSKLTTLDISGNNFSGRFPNGITGLKKLVVLDALSNSFSGPLPVELTELESLKVLNLAGSYFDGEIPSSYGSFKSLEYLHLAGNSLTGKIPPELGKLKTVTHMEIGYNFYEGSIPWELSNMTELQYLDIAGANLSGSIPKQLCNLSKLESLFLFRNQLMGSIPWEFSQMVSLINLDLSDNLISGPIPESFGELKKLKLLSLMFNEMNGTVPDTIAELPSMETLFIWNNFFTGSLPENLGRHSRLRWLDVSNNSFVGSIPPGVCAGGKLFKLMLFSNNFTGNLSALSNCLSLVRLRVEDNSFSGEIPLNFSHLHGIRYIDLSGNRFTGGIPADISKALKLQYFSVSNNPELGGTIPWKTWSLPFLQNFSASFCNISGNLPPFRSCKSLVVVELQKNTISGSIPNSISNCQSLEIINLARNHLSDHIPKELASLPSLGVVDLSHNDFSGSIPAEFGKSSSLVLLNVSFNDISGTIPSHELLQSMGSSAYTGNPKLCGAPLQSCSTAIDGKKLRLILLISAGVVILIAATVSLLIHLRKGSKGQWKMNSFIGLPQFTANDVLRSFNATDSKEELPPFSGAFCKAVLPTGITVLVKKLEWEPKRVKIASEFITQLGNSRHMNLIRLLGFCYNNQLTYLLYDCLPNGNLAEKLRMQRDWGMKCRIIIGIAKGLCFLHHDCNPAIPHGDLKSSNVMFDDNFEPRLADFGFKHLIQLIKGTVPATSSRLGTGEFNDAIKDELYKDIYNFGELILEILTNGKVIKGGASIQSKPKDVVLRELYDENEAGSTNSLQEDEMKQVVDVALLCTKSRAVDRPSIEDALKLLSGLKANGK, from the exons ATGGAGATTTCCCCATGGTCGCTACCCTTCAATCTCCTCTTCACTTCCATGTTAATTGTAGTAGTCTTAGCTGCTGATCCATATTCAAAAGCTCTATTGAGCTTAAAATCACAAATCATCGATGGTTCTAACAGCTTGGATGATTGGAAAGTGCCTCCTGGTGAAACCCCTTCGGGGAAAGTCCATGCATGTTCTTGGTCTGGTGTTAAATGCAACAAAAACTCCACCATTGTTGTCGGTTTAAACCTTTGTATGAAGAATTTAGCGGGCGAGTTACTCGGGAATCAACTCAGTGTCTTTACAGAGCTCGTCGAGCTCAACGTCAGTCAAAACGCGTTCTCCGGCGAACTTCCGGTTGAAATCTTCAACCTCAGTAAGTTAACAACCTTGGATATCAGCGGAAACAACTTCTCCGGCCGGTTCCCGAACGGAATCACCGGTCTAAAAAAATTGGTCGTTCTCGATGCTCTTAGCAACAGTTTTTCAGGGCCGTTGCCGGTTGAGCTAACAGAGCTTGAGTCACTTAAGGTTCTCAACTTAGCCGGTAGCTACTTCGATGGTGAAATCCCATCTTCATATGGGTCTTTCAAGAGCCTTGAATATCTCCATTTGGCAGGGAATTCACTCACAGGGAAGATACCACCAGAGCTAGGGAAGCTCAAAACAGTGACACACATGGAGATTGGGTACAATTTTTATGAAGGGAGCATCCCATGGGAGTTGAGCAACATGACTGAGCTTCAATACCTTGATATTGCTGGTGCTAACCTCTCTGGTTCAATCCCCAAACAGCTCTGCAACCTCTCCAAGCTAgaatcactttttcttttcagAAACCAGCTTATGGGATCCATCCCATGGGAGTTCAGCCAAATGGTTTCTCTGATAAACTTGGATCTCTCTGATAACTTGATTTCCGGGCCTATCCCGGAGAGTTTTGGTGAGTTGAAGAAGCTGAAATTGCTTAGTCTTATGTTCAATGAAATGAATGGCACTGTCCCAGACACCATAGCTGAGCTTCCATCAATGGAAACTCTGTTTATATGGAACAATTTCTTCACTGGGTCACTTCCAGAAAACTTGGGGAGGCACTCAAGGCTTAGATGGTTGGATGTTTCAAACAATAGTTTCGTTGGCAGTATCCCACCTGGTGTTTGTGCAGGTGGTAAGTTGTTTAAATTAATGCTCTTTTCAAACAACTTTACTGGCAATCTTTCAGCTTTATCGAATTGTTTGTCTCTTGTTCGTCTTCGAGTTGAGGATAATTCGTTTTCAGGTGAGATTCCTTTGAATTTCAGCCATCTTCATGGTATCAGATACATAGACCTGTCAGGGAACAGGTTTACTGGTGGAATCCCTGCAGATATTTCTAAAGCTTTAAAGCTCCAGTATTTCAGTGTCTCTAATAATCCAGAACTAGGTGGAACCATTCCATGGAAAACATGGTCTTTGCCATTTCTTCAAAATTTCTCTGCATCATTTTGTAACATCTCAGGGAATCTGCCTCCTTTTAGATCATGCAAGTCCCTTGTTGTTGTTGAATTGCAGAAGAACACTATCTCGGGATCAATCCCGAACAGCATTTCCAATTGCCAGTCATTAGAGATTATCAACTTAGCTAGAAACCATTTAAGTGATCATATACCAAAGGAGCTTGCTAGTCTTCCTTCTCTAGGTGTTGTGGATTTGTCACACAATGATTTCAGCGGTTCAATACCTGCAGAATTTGGCAAGTCTTCGAGCTTGGTACTTTTAAATGTATCATTCAATGATATCTCAGGTACCATTCCTTCACACGAACTGCTGCAATCAATGGGTAGCAGTGCATACACTGGAAACCCAAAGCTATGTGGGGCACCTCTTCAATCATGTTCGACAGCGATAGATGGAAAAAAGCTTAGGTTAATACTGTTGATATCTGCAGGAGTGGTCATACTCATTGCAGCAACAGTTTCGTTGCTAATCCATCTTCGAAAAGGAAGCAAAGGGCAATGGAAAATGAACTCATTCATTGGTCTCCCGCAGTTCACGGCCAACGATGTTTTGAGGAGCTTCAATGCCACTGATTCCAAGGAAGAATTGCCGCCATTTTCCGGTGCATTTTGCAAAGCAGTGTTGCCTACAGGGATTACAGTATTGGTGAAGAAACTAGAATGGGAGCCAAAGAGAGTGAAGATTGCTTCGGAGTTCATAACACAACTGGGAAATTCAAGACACATGAATTTGATCAGATTACTTGGTTTCTGCTACAACAATCAGTTGACTTATCTGCTATATGATTGCTTACCGAATGGGAATTTAGCTGAGAAACTGAGAATGCAAAGAGACTGGGGTATGAAATGCAGGATTATAATTGGGATTGCGAAGGGACTTTGCTTCCTTCACCATGACTGTAATCCTGCAATTCCTCATGGAGATTTGAAGTCAAGTaatgtgatgtttgatgataattTCGAACCCCGTTTAGCCGATTTCGGGTTCAAGCATCTGATACAGTTGATCAAAGGTACAGTTCCAGCAACAAGTTCCAGACTGGGAACAG GGGAATTCAATGATGCCATCAAAGATGAACTGTACAAAGACATATACAACTTTGGGGAGCTAATTCTGGAAATACTAACCAATGGTAAGGTGATAAAGGGTGGAGCTAGCATTCAGAGCAAGCCCAAGGATGTGGTTTTGAGAGAACTGTACGACGAAAACGAAGCTGGTTCCACCAATTCATTGCAAGAAGACGAAATGAAACAGGTTGTTGATGTGGCTCTGCTCTGCACCAAAAGCAGAGCAGTTGATCGGCCTTCAATAGAAGATGCATTGAAGCTGCTCTCAGGGTTAAAGGCCAACGGTAAATAA